The following proteins are encoded in a genomic region of Candidatus Paceibacterota bacterium:
- the ftsZ gene encoding cell division protein FtsZ produces MAKIKPEFETNIRMKVVGVGGAGGNAITRMADHKIKGISFIAINTDDQALHHSKADEKIAIGKVLTRGLGAGMNPEIGYESAKENMEQIENAVKGSDLVFVTAGLGGGTGSGASPVVAELARKNGALVISVVTKPFGFEGGKRQEIADEAWQKLQEQSDAIITVPNDKVFNLIDSSTPILTAFSLIDDILYQGVKGISDLITYPGIINLDFANIRTIMTNAGEALMGTGRASGEGRAQKAAQAAVHSPLLETQINGATRVLFNVSGGPDLSLAEINEAAKVITETIDPNAKVIFGAIYDEGLKKGEIKITVIAGGFNENTFDEKNLVLPFVRPIVTSKKADASVPFDTKADFTFANNANKKEAVSANNSVKVEINTDTNSKEVKTNEEKIEDIEIPAFLRKKKRF; encoded by the coding sequence GTGGCCAAAATAAAACCAGAGTTTGAAACAAATATTCGCATGAAAGTCGTGGGGGTTGGTGGCGCCGGCGGTAACGCTATTACCCGAATGGCTGATCACAAGATTAAAGGCATTAGTTTTATTGCTATAAATACTGACGACCAAGCGCTTCATCATAGCAAGGCGGATGAAAAGATTGCTATTGGAAAGGTTTTAACTAGAGGACTGGGGGCCGGTATGAATCCTGAAATAGGCTATGAATCGGCTAAAGAAAACATGGAGCAGATAGAGAATGCTGTCAAGGGCTCTGATTTAGTTTTTGTAACGGCTGGTTTAGGTGGTGGTACCGGTTCCGGTGCTAGCCCTGTGGTAGCCGAATTGGCAAGAAAAAATGGCGCCCTAGTTATTTCCGTGGTGACTAAACCATTTGGCTTTGAGGGTGGGAAACGCCAAGAAATAGCCGATGAAGCTTGGCAAAAACTTCAGGAACAGTCAGACGCCATTATCACAGTCCCGAACGATAAGGTTTTTAACCTGATAGATAGCAGCACTCCAATTTTGACCGCTTTTTCCTTAATAGATGATATTTTATATCAAGGAGTGAAAGGCATCTCCGACCTTATTACCTATCCTGGTATTATTAATTTGGATTTTGCTAACATCCGCACTATTATGACTAATGCTGGAGAGGCGCTTATGGGTACAGGCAGGGCCAGCGGGGAGGGCCGGGCGCAGAAAGCGGCTCAGGCGGCAGTACATTCACCCCTGCTAGAAACGCAGATTAATGGGGCTACCCGTGTCCTGTTTAACGTGAGTGGTGGTCCGGACCTGTCTCTGGCGGAAATTAATGAGGCAGCCAAGGTAATCACTGAAACTATTGATCCAAACGCCAAAGTTATTTTTGGCGCCATTTATGACGAAGGTCTCAAGAAGGGTGAAATTAAAATAACTGTTATTGCCGGAGGTTTTAATGAAAATACTTTTGATGAGAAAAATTTAGTCTTGCCTTTTGTTCGTCCTATAGTAACTTCCAAGAAAGCAGATGCCAGTGTTCCCTTTGATACTAAAGCAGATTTTACCTTTGCTAATAATGCCAATAAGAAAGAAGCGGTTTCCGCTAATAATAGCGTGAAAGTTGAAATTAATACTGACACGAACTCCAAAGAGGTCAAAACCAACGAAGAGAAGATAGAGGATATAGAAATTCCAGCTTTTCTGCGGAAGAAAAAACGTTTCTAA
- a CDS encoding ribonucleoside triphosphate reductase, whose protein sequence is MMATTHQKFVNKIKEVRKRSGDIQKFDAEKIQNAIYKALTATGNGEMKEAKEIYKKVILLLNRRFKKAPLVNVEDIQDIIEEVLILENYVDTAKAYILYREQHRQIRELKAAQSESVDLVDQYLNNLDWQVKENSNMTYSLQGLNHYVASDVSKKYWLNKIYPVEIRQAAKSDDMHIHNLDILGAYCCGWDLYDILQRGFGGVSGKIQSRPAKHFRAALGQVVNFFYTLQGESAGAQALSNFDTLLAPFIRYDNLSEKEVKQALQEFMYNCNVPTRVGFQTPFTNITLDLKVPAHYKDLPVIIGGLPQKESYGAFQTEMDTLNKTLFQIYSEGDANGRVFSFPIPTYNITKDFDWDNPMYDGLWEMTGKYGIPYFSNFVNSDMSPDDARSMCCRLRLDNRELYKRGGGLFGANPMTGSIGVVTINLPRIGYLAKSRKEFFARLDNLMDLAKNSLEIKRKVLESWTQKNLYPYSKYYLENVYKIRGSYWGNHFSTIGLIGMNEALQNFLGVDITTKEGQNFSLEILDHMRNKMSEYQEATGNMYNLEATPAEGTSYRLAKSDKNKYPDIITAGTTNPYYTNSTQLPVGFTNDVFKALKLQDDLQTKYTGGTVFHMFVGEAITDYAAVKNLIKTVVSNYRLPYITLTPTFSVCPTHGYLSGKHEYCPKCVVEQKCEVYSRIVGYLRPVNQWNEGKQEEFKERVTFDKDLPEA, encoded by the coding sequence ATGATGGCTACAACTCATCAGAAGTTTGTTAATAAAATCAAAGAAGTTCGTAAAAGAAGCGGAGATATTCAAAAATTCGATGCTGAAAAAATACAAAATGCTATTTACAAAGCTCTTACCGCCACGGGAAATGGCGAGATGAAGGAGGCCAAAGAAATTTATAAGAAAGTTATTCTTCTTTTAAATAGACGTTTTAAAAAAGCGCCTTTGGTTAATGTTGAAGATATCCAAGATATTATTGAAGAGGTATTGATTTTAGAGAATTATGTCGATACCGCCAAGGCCTATATTCTCTATCGCGAGCAGCATCGCCAAATCAGAGAATTGAAAGCGGCCCAAAGCGAGTCGGTGGATTTGGTTGACCAATACCTCAATAATTTAGATTGGCAGGTTAAAGAGAATAGCAATATGACCTATTCTCTTCAGGGGCTGAATCATTATGTTGCTTCTGATGTCAGTAAGAAATATTGGTTAAATAAAATTTATCCTGTAGAGATTCGACAGGCAGCCAAGAGCGATGATATGCATATCCACAACCTGGATATCCTAGGCGCTTATTGTTGCGGTTGGGACCTCTATGATATTCTGCAAAGAGGTTTCGGCGGCGTGAGCGGTAAAATCCAATCGCGACCAGCCAAGCATTTCCGAGCTGCCTTGGGGCAAGTAGTTAATTTTTTCTATACTTTACAGGGAGAATCGGCAGGCGCTCAAGCCTTGTCTAATTTTGATACCCTTTTAGCTCCCTTTATTCGTTATGACAATCTGAGTGAGAAAGAAGTAAAGCAAGCTTTGCAGGAGTTTATGTACAATTGCAACGTGCCTACTCGCGTTGGTTTTCAAACCCCCTTTACCAATATTACCTTAGACCTCAAAGTCCCTGCGCACTACAAAGACTTGCCAGTGATTATAGGGGGACTACCCCAAAAAGAGAGCTATGGAGCTTTTCAAACAGAGATGGACACGTTGAATAAGACTCTCTTTCAAATTTATTCCGAAGGAGATGCTAACGGTCGAGTTTTTAGTTTTCCTATTCCTACTTACAATATTACCAAAGATTTTGATTGGGATAACCCCATGTACGATGGTTTATGGGAAATGACCGGCAAATATGGCATTCCCTATTTTTCCAATTTCGTTAATTCTGATATGTCACCAGATGATGCTCGTTCTATGTGTTGTCGTCTTCGCTTGGATAATCGAGAATTGTATAAGAGGGGGGGAGGTCTTTTTGGCGCTAATCCTATGACTGGGTCTATCGGAGTGGTCACTATTAATTTGCCCAGAATTGGTTACTTGGCTAAAAGCCGCAAAGAATTTTTTGCCCGTCTAGACAACCTAATGGATTTAGCTAAAAATAGCCTAGAGATTAAACGTAAAGTTTTAGAGAGCTGGACCCAAAAGAATTTATATCCTTACTCTAAATATTACCTTGAGAATGTTTATAAAATTAGGGGTTCTTATTGGGGGAATCATTTTTCTACCATTGGCCTTATCGGCATGAACGAGGCGCTGCAAAACTTTTTAGGGGTAGATATTACCACCAAAGAGGGACAAAATTTTTCTTTGGAGATTTTAGACCACATGAGAAATAAAATGTCAGAATATCAGGAAGCTACTGGCAATATGTATAATCTAGAGGCTACTCCGGCCGAAGGAACTTCTTATCGTTTGGCCAAGAGCGATAAAAACAAATATCCTGATATCATTACTGCCGGTACTACTAACCCCTATTATACTAATTCCACTCAATTACCAGTAGGCTTTACCAATGACGTGTTCAAAGCCCTTAAACTCCAAGATGACTTGCAAACTAAATATACCGGTGGAACCGTATTTCATATGTTTGTAGGGGAAGCTATTACCGATTACGCTGCGGTGAAAAATCTTATTAAGACGGTAGTTTCCAATTATCGTTTGCCTTATATTACGCTTACTCCTACATTTAGTGTGTGTCCCACTCATGGCTATCTGAGCGGAAAGCATGAATATTGTCCGAAATGTGTAGTGGAACAAAAATGCGAAGTTTATTCTCGCATAGTCGGCTATCTTCGCCCCGTAAATCAATGGAACGAAGGCAAACAGGAAGAGTTCAAAGAAAGAGTAACGTTTGACAAGGATTTGCCAGAGGCTTAG
- the nrdD gene encoding anaerobic ribonucleoside-triphosphate reductase — METEKYFCHDCGKEITEQDEVAGYEFAGKKYYKCLACYDKDPVLRNIQKCEVYSRIVGYLRPVNQWNEGKQEEFKERVTFDKNLD; from the coding sequence ATGGAAACAGAAAAATATTTTTGCCACGATTGTGGAAAAGAAATTACTGAACAAGACGAAGTAGCTGGTTATGAATTTGCTGGGAAAAAATACTATAAGTGTTTGGCTTGCTATGACAAGGACCCGGTCCTAAGGAATATTCAAAAATGCGAAGTTTATTCTCGCATAGTCGGCTATCTTCGCCCCGTAAATCAATGGAACGAAGGCAAACAGGAAGAGTTCAAAGAAAGAGTAACGTTTGACAAAAATCTTGACTAG
- a CDS encoding anaerobic ribonucleoside-triphosphate reductase activating protein: MQFGGLQELTLIDYPGKVAATVFSLGCNFRCYYCHNPELVLPEKIKGQPLITEGFVLEFLKSRMKLLQGLCITGGEPTLQGDLPLFIKAVKNLGFLVKLDTNGINPDMLHLLIADHLVDYIAMDVKTAPAKYETVTGTSVDIAKLKDSINLIKQSSLEYEFRTTMAPGITAQDVLAIADLIGGADNYYLQTFHDNGKCLKDVRYFGRSLSEAELQSLQEKLVDRFTHVAIRD, from the coding sequence ATGCAGTTTGGGGGGTTACAAGAATTAACCTTAATAGATTATCCTGGCAAAGTCGCTGCCACTGTTTTTTCTCTTGGTTGCAATTTTAGATGTTATTATTGTCACAACCCAGAATTAGTTTTACCTGAGAAAATAAAGGGTCAGCCCCTCATTACCGAAGGTTTTGTTTTGGAGTTTCTTAAAAGTCGTATGAAATTACTCCAAGGTCTATGCATTACAGGTGGCGAGCCTACCTTACAGGGTGATCTCCCCCTTTTTATTAAAGCTGTCAAAAATTTGGGTTTTTTGGTCAAACTAGATACCAATGGCATCAATCCCGATATGCTTCATTTGTTGATAGCCGATCATTTAGTGGACTATATCGCCATGGACGTTAAGACTGCGCCGGCTAAATATGAAACGGTGACAGGCACATCTGTTGACATAGCTAAACTCAAGGATTCTATAAATCTTATTAAGCAAAGTAGTCTGGAATATGAGTTCAGAACCACTATGGCTCCCGGTATCACAGCGCAAGATGTTTTGGCTATTGCTGATTTGATAGGCGGAGCGGATAATTATTACTTGCAAACTTTTCATGATAATGGAAAATGCCTCAAGGATGTGCGCTATTTCGGCCGCAGCTTAAGCGAAGCAGAGTTGCAGTCGCTTCAAGAAAAACTAGTTGATCGCTTTACCCATGTGGCAATTAGAGACTAA